One window from the genome of Neospora caninum Liverpool complete genome, chromosome VI encodes:
- a CDS encoding AT3G15980 protein, related, which yields MSKMFVKCETKSSRVKGLAFHPSLQWVLAALHNGTIQLWDYRIGSLIDKFEEHEGPVRGIDFHSSQPLFVSGGDDYKVKLWSLTTRKCIFTFLGHLDYLRTVFFHHIYPWILSASDDQTVRIWNWQSRACIAVLTGHNHYVMSALFHPYEDLVVSASLDQTIRVWDTSGLREKTGGAGGAHAFGKGSFPGGPGGRHHASEMFTANDAVCKFVLEGHERGVNWAAFHPSMPLIASAADDRMIKLWRYNDSKAWEVDTLRGHFNNVSCLVFHPQRELLISNSEDRTIRVWDVSKRVGVHTFRRENDRFWIIAAHRTSSALAVGHDSGMVVFKLHTERPPSALHSRFHFYYIRDRVVCFRDLQLTLQLSHKHGDARNAPGSLGGGNAAGLAAAAEVSICEVRRPANAMTAGPKYLLVNSLNATDLNAIVIYADAESGFSYDLVVGPLPQAGLPYPGSPETHTGSCHSVAFVARNRFAMIDKAGATSLGVYNMNNELCKKVELPCPVDRLFFGGNNRLILKSEDKLRLFEVPTCRVYPEVQCGGGGGIRSVLLSPTGEYLMVISKHSLMLLHHVGHADGGASDATGGFEVVCAVHENIRIKGGAWDEDNGTFVYSTLSHVKYLLLNGDRGIIHCLNEPVYIFKVQRGMYYYLDRRAGVHVEPLNCQEYLFKLALHRRQFDQVALFVRNGQLCGNALIAYLKKKGYPEVALEFLTDKKARFHLALESAWQLLGRAALQQGYPSLVESAYQKLKEFEKLSFLYFITGNIGKLRKMLRIAELRKDPMSEFHNALLLGDAEERVQVLAEVGQIALAALTAKTYGLTALYEQLHDSVKDMSLDTFMPAVPQLLMPPIPILRCTEAETSAWPSAVSEGASVFDKAMQATAGMKPEAAGARLYKDMVEGASAGATAGAPPAWEDAAEDLDGFEVDLGEGVAGGDWSDGIDLPPDDAGLSQLGGLDEPAPGKETLEHGFDGAGSSFVAKREPPHAAWLKGGQPVVADFVAAGEFSLALETLQRRMALRNPAPLLPIFSRVYQAAWASLPGLPFAPSLPLALSDRAAGKGAAGDGGLKPHRLILPSSLMEDLREAHKLVTAGRFQEALSAFRFVLHSVPLVVANNAEEEQQVHEFIEIARHYVTGMILEMARLSLGESDPGRNVELVAYFACCKMQASHLFLVLRRAMSVAWKAQNFVTTAAVRKCIRARKAYVSSPGVARRLQSRLGIQGSIWALQHEFETRVDRKSRGEG from the exons ATGTCGAAGATGTTTGTGAAGTGCGAAACGAAAAGCAGCCGCGTCAAGGGGCTCGCTTTTCACCCTTCGCTCCAGTGGGTTCTCGCCGCACTCCACAACGGCACGATCCAGCTCTGGGACTACCGCATTGGATCTTTGATTGACAAGTTCGAGGAACATGAAG GTCCTGTGCGCGGCATCGACTTCCACTCCTCCCAGCCGCTCTTTGTCAGTGGCGGCGACGACTACAAGGTGAAGTTGTGGTCATTGACGACGCGCAAGTGCATCTTCACGTTCCTCGGCCACCTCGACTACCTTCGCACGGTCTTCTTTCACCACATCTATCCGTGGATTCTGTCTGCAAGCGATGACCAAACAG TTCGGATTTGGAACTGGCAgtctcgcgcatgcattgCGGTGCTGACTGGCCACAACCACTACGTGATGAGTGCCCTGTTTCACCCCTATGAGGACCTggtcgtctccgcgtctctcgaccAAACCATTCGCGTCTGGGACACGTCGGGCcttcgcgagaagacaggcggcgcgggcggcgcgcatgcgttcgGCAAGGGCAGCTTCCCTGGCGGTCCCGGAGGCAGGCATCACGCCTCGGAGATGTTTACAGCGAATGACGCAGTTTGCAAGTTCGTGCTCGAGGGCCATGAACGCGGAGTCAACTGGGCGGCGTTCCACCCTTCGATGCCGCTCATTGCTTCCGCTGCCGACGATCGCATGATCAAGCTGTGGAG GTACAACGACTCGAAGGCGTGGGAGGTGGACACCCTCCGCGGCCACTTCAACAACGTCtcgtgtctcgtttttcacCCGCAGCGAGAGCTCTTGATCAGCAATTCGGAGGACCGGACGATTCGTGTCTGGGACGTGAGCAAGCGCGTGGGCGTGCACACCTTCCGCCGGGAAAACGACCGTTTCTGGATAATCGCCGCGCATCGCACCAGCAGTGCGCTCGCCGTTGGCCACGACTCGGGCATGGTGGTCTTCAAACTGCACAcggagaggccgccgagTGCGCTTCACTCACGGTTCCACTTCTACTACATCCGCGACCGCGTCGTGTGCTTCCGGGATCTCCAGCTGACGCTCCAGCTGTCGCACAAACATGGAGACGCTCGAAACGCACCCGGAAGCCTCGGCGGGGGGAATGCAGCGGGActcgctgctgcggcggAAGTTTCCATCTGCGAAGTCCGCCGACCCGCCAATGCCATGACTGCCGGACCGAAATACCTCCTCGTCAACTCTCTCAACGCCACCGACCTGAACGCCATCGTCATCTAT GCGGATGCAGAGAGCGGGTTCTCGTACGACCTCGTCGTCGGGCCGTTGCCGCAAGCAGGCTTGCCCTATCCTGGCAGcccggagacacacacg GGATCATGCCACTCAGTGGCATTTGTCGCGCGAAATCGGTTCGCAATGATTGACAAGGCCGGGGCAACGTCACTCGGAGTGTACAACATGAACAACGAACTGTGCAAGAAGGTCGAGTTGCCGTGTCCCGTAGACCGGCTTTTCTTCGGAGGCAACAACCGCCTCATTCTCAAGTCTGAGGACAAG CTGCGTCTCTTTGAGGTGCCGACGTGCCGAGTCTACCCCGAAGTCCAgtgcggaggaggcggcggcatccgctccgttcttctctcccctaCCGGCGAGTATCTCATGGTCATTTCGAAGCACTCATTGATGCTTCTACACCACGTCGGACACGCGGACGGCGGAGCGTCTGACGCCACGGGTGGCTTCGAAGTCGTCTGTGCTGTCCACGAAAACATTCGCATCAAAGGCGGTGCGTGGGACGAAGACAACG gCACCTTCGTGTATTCAACTCTCAGCCACGTGAAGTACCTCCTCCTCAACGGCGACCGGGGAATCATCCACTGCTTGAACGAGCCTGTGTACATCTTCAA AGTCCAGAGAGGCATGTACTACTACTTGGATCGGCGGGCCGGCGTCCACGTCGAGCCTTTGAATTGCCAGGAATACCTTTTCAAACTCGCTCTCCATCGCCGACAGTTTGACCAG GTGGCTCTGTTTGTGCGGAACGGTCAACTTTGCGGCAATGCTCTCATTGCCTActtgaagaagaagggataTCCAGAG GTGGCCCTCGAGTTCCTCACagacaagaaagcgagaTTCCACCTGGCCCTCGAA agtGCGTGGCAACTCCTGGGGCGGGCGGCGTTGCAGCAGGGGTACCCGTCTTTGGTGGAGTCGGCGTACCAAAAGTTGAAGGAGTTCGAGAAACTGTCGTTTCTGTACTTCATCACGGGAAACATCGGCAAGCTGAGGAAGATGCTGCGGATTGCCGAGCTGCGCAAGGATCCAATGAGTGAATTCCACAACGCCCTGTTGctgggagacgccgaggaacgCGTCCAGGTTTTGGCGGAGGTCGGACAGATCGCCCTCGCAGCGCTCACTGCCAAGACCTACGGCTTGACTGCTCTCTACGAACAACTCCACGACAGCGTGAAGGACATGTCCCTCGACACCTTCATGCCCGCCGTGCCTCAGCTCCTCATGCCGCCCATCCCGATCCTCAG ATgcacggaggcagagactTCGGCCTGGCCGTCGGCAGTGTCGGAGGGCGCGTCAGTCTTTGATAAAGCCATGCAAGCGACTGCGGGCATGAAACCCGAAGCGGCAGGTGCCCGGCTGTACAAAG ACATGGTGGAGGGCGCCTCAGCCGGCGCGACAGCCGGCGCTCCGCCCGCGTGGGAAGACGCCGCGGAAGACCTCGACGGCTTCGAAGTCGATTTGGGCGAAGGCGTAGCGGGCGGCGACTGGAGCGACGGAATCGATTTGCCGCCGGACGATGCAGGCCTCTCGCAACTGGGAGGCCTCGACGAGCCGGCTCCAGGAAAGGAAACTCTCGAGCACGGATTCGACGGCGCAGGTTCCTCGTTCGTGGCGAAGCGTGAACCGCCGCACGCAGCCTGGCTGAAGGGAGGCCAACCCGTGGTGGCGGACTTTGTGGCCGCGGGCGAGTTCAGCCTCGCCCTCGAAACGCTTCAGAGACGCATGGCTCTCCGCAATCCGGCCCCGCTCCTGCCGATCTTCTCCCGAGTCTACCAGGCTGCCTGGGCCTCTCTGCCCGGTTTGCCGttcgcgccgtcgctccctctcgccctcaGCGACCGCGCGGCTGGGAAaggcgccgcaggagacggcggtCTGAAGCCGCACCGCCTCATTCTGCCCAGCAGTCTTATGGAAGACTTGCGAGAAGCACACAAACTCGTCACAG CTGGGCGGTTTCAGGAGGCCCTCAGTGCGTTCCGGTTCGTCCTCCACTCCGTCCCTCTCGTTGTGGCGAACAAcgcggaggaagagcagCAG GTCCACGAATTCATCGAAATTGCACGTCACTACGTCACGGGCATGATTCTGGAGATGGCGCGTCTCAGTCTCGGCGAGTCGGATCCAGGCCGAA ACGTCGAGCTCGTCGCCTACTTCGCCTGCTGCAAGATGCAGGCCTCGCACCTGTTCCTGGTGCTTCGGCGGGCCATGAGCGTCGCGTGGAAGGCGCAAAATTTCGTAACCACGGCAGCGGTGAGAAAGTGCATCCGCGCACGCAAGGCATACGTGTCCTCACCCGGGgtggcgcggcgcctccagtCGCGCCTGGGGATTCAGGGGAGTATCTGGGCGCTCCAACACGAATTCGAGACGCGCGTAGACAGGAAGAGCCGTGGGGAGGGGTGA
- a CDS encoding AFL091Wp, related, which produces MEVRVGGKYRLGRKIGSGSFGDIYIGANILTGDEVAIKLESIKSKHPQLLYESKLYKLLAGGIGIPMVHWYGIEGDYNVMVIDLLGPSLEDLFSICNRKLSLKTVLMLADQMLNRIEFVHSKNFIHRDIKPDNFLIGRGKKMSVVYIIDFGLAKKYRDPKTQQHIPYREGKNLTGTARYASINTHLGIEQSRRDDLEALGYVLMYFNRGSLPWQGLKATTKKDKYDKIMEKKMSTPIEILCKHFPFEFITYLNYCRSLRFEDRPDYAYLRRLFKDLFFREGYQYDFIFDWTFINTEKDRSSRRSQQVYVEDNRQVDENPNDLPM; this is translated from the exons ATGGAGGTCAGGGTCGGAGGCAAGTACCGACTTGGTCGGAAGATCGGCAGCGGCTCTTTCGGCGATATCTATATTG GTGCAAACATCTTGACGGGCGATGAGGTGGCGATCAAATTGGAGTCTATAAAGTCGAAGCATCCTCAACTGCTCTATGAATCGAAACTGTACAAGCTGCTGGCGGGGGGGATTGGGATCCCCATGGTACATTGGTATGGCATCGAAGGCGACTACAATGTCATGGTTATCGATCTCCTTGGTCCCTCCCTGGAGGACTTATTCAGCATCTGCAATCGCAAGCTCTCGCTCAAGACAGTGCTGATGCTAGCAGATCAGATG CTGAATCGCATCGAGTTCGTCCACAGCAAGAACTTCATCCACCGCGATATCAAACCCGACAACTTCCTGATTGGGCGTGGGAAGAAGATGTCCGTCGTCTATATCATCGATTTTGGTTTGGCAAAGAAATACCGAGACCCCAAGACGCAGCAGCACATCCCGTacagggaagggaagaatcTGACAG GCACAGCGCGTTATGCTTCCATAAACACCCACCTGGGTATCGAGCAAAGTCGACGCGACGATTTGGAGGCGCTGGGCTACGTTCTCATGTACTTCAATAGAGGCTCGCTGCCGTGGCAAGGATTgaaagcgacgacgaagaaggatAAGTACGACAAGATtatggagaagaagatgtCCACTCCAATTGAAATTCTCTGCAAACACTTCCCAT TCGAATTCATCACCTACTTGAATTACTGCCGTTCCCTGCGGTTCGAGGATCGCCCCGACTACGCATACTTGCGCCGACTGTTCAAAGACTTGTTTTTTAGAGAGGGATATCAGTACGACTTCATCTTCGACTGGACTTTC ATCAACACGGAGAAGGACCGGTCGAGTCGAAGAAGCCAGCAAGTTTACGTGGAAGACAATCGGCAAGTTGACGAAAACCCAAACGACTTGCCCATGTAG
- a CDS encoding putative ULK kinase, which produces MGNQQAGCSGLRGREGDTERKGLHGFDGKYHPLRVLGSGQFSTVYECVRVDNPRERYAMKVMSCWTWDSRTLRRIEEEISIMQELGQSHTCLCHGLAFLHERGIIHRDIKPENILIAKDDGSTLDIKISDFGLAKKIFVWLRRLLLFGDDHVVPADNRAEAKYSPVVTGVNGVSGSLEISSGLASSSARKASELAGSLQ; this is translated from the exons ATGGGGAACCAACAAGCAG GCTGCTCGGGACTCCGAGGCAGGGAAGGGGACACAGAGCGAAAAGGATTGCATGGCTTCGACGGAAAGTACCACCCTCTCCGTGTTTTGGGCAG CGGTCAGTTTTCCACAGTTTATGAGTGCGTGAGAGTCGACAACCCGAGGGAGCGGTACGCCATGAAAGTCATGTCCTGCTGGACTTGGGATTCTCGAACACTGCGCCGCATCGAGGAAGAGATCTCCATAATGCAAGAACTCGGCCAATCGCATACCTGCTTG TGTCACGGGCTCGCATTTCTCCATGAACGAGGTATCATCCACCGCGATATCAAA CCTGAAAACATCCTCATTGCAAAGGATGACGGAAGCACCCTCGATATCAAAATTTCGGACTTCGGGCTTGCCAAGAAAAT TTTTGTTTggctgcgccgccttctgctcttTGGAGATGACCACGTTGTACCAGCAGATAATAGAGCGGAAGCTAAGTATTCTCCCGTCGTCACAGGA GTCAACGGTGTCAGCGGGAGCCTGGAAATTTCTTCTGGACTTGCTTCAAGTTCAGCCCGAAAAGCGTCTGAAC TGGCTGGGAGTCTTCAGTAG